Proteins from one Nilaparvata lugens isolate BPH chromosome 10, ASM1435652v1, whole genome shotgun sequence genomic window:
- the LOC111061601 gene encoding protein adenylyltransferase SelO isoform X1, with the protein MYSITFVFLSGIVSKFGEKSLSVVCQSCFHNNITKLFLNECKYTMSTAPNSCRLVKDLKEWEFSPSKLLSLPLDSIEQNFVRRNVKNVVFSRVDPTPLNNPKLVSFSENALTNILDMHEDVAKTKEFAEFVAGNNILKRSVPIAHRYGGHQFGYWAMQLGDGRAILLGEYVNSAGERWELQLKGAGRTPYSRDGDGRAVLRSSIREYLASEAMFYLGVPTSRAGAIIVSDDLVMRDPLYDGHPVMEKTAVVLRLAQSWFRFGSFEILAKNNEIDILRDLVNFIIEEHYPTIDANNEDKVVELFSEITRLSFDLVVHWQTIGFVHGVLNTDNMSVLGITIDYGPFGFMEEYDPLYKSNESDHDRRYCYTKQEEIVLYNLMALFRALRPLLTESQTAQVVKILETETKKLSLKLSEAFSQKLGLKNGDDKLVELLFDMMIDTRTDFTMLFRQIGETPLEQLRQPKSCSWAVHRLAAHASYQQFYKQYSNKLESDGVTDEERMDQMKKRNPRYVLRNWMAQEAIEMADKNDDFTEVNRLLRVLSNPFVELAEAEERGYAQPPPNWSKQLKLSCSS; encoded by the exons ATGTACTCAATTACATTTGTTTTTCTTTCCGGTATTGTATcgaaatttggagaaaaaagTTTATCTGTTGTTTGTCAAAgttgttttcataataatatcacaaAGTTATTCTTAAATGAATGTAAATACACAATGAGTACCGCTCCTAATTCGTGTAGATTGGTAAAAGATTTAAAAGAATGGGAATTCTCTCCTTCGAAACTTTTGAGTTTACCTTTAGATTCTATTGAGCAAAACTTTGTTCGAAGAAACGTAAAAAATGTCGTTTTCTCTCGAGTTGATCCTACACCATTGAATAATCCCAAACTGGTGTCGTTTTCTGAGAATGCTTTAACAAATATTCTGGACATGCATGAAGATGTTGCAAAAACAAAGGAGTTTGCTGAATTTGTCGCTGGgaacaatattttgaaaagaTCGGTTCCAATTGCTCATCGATATGGTGGCCATCAGTTTGGTTATTGGGCTATGCAGCTTGGAGATGGCAGGGCTATTCTGTTGGGAGAATACGTCAACAG TGCTGGAGAGAGATGGGAGTTGCAACTGAAGGGTGCTGGAAGGACACCTTATTCCAGGGATGGAGATGGCAGGGCTGTACTCCGCTCCTCAATCCGAGAATATTTGGCATCAGAAGCCATGTTTTATCTTG GTGTACCAACTTCGAGAGCCGGTGCTATAATAGTGTCCGATGATCTGGTGATGAGAGACCCTCTCTACGATGGACATCCAGTTATGGAGAAGACTGCCGTCGTGCTACGATTGGCTCAGTCCTGGTTTCGATTCGGGTCCTTCGAGATTCTAGCCAAAAATAATGAGATTGACATTCTAAGAGATCTTGTCAACTTCATAATAGAG GAACACTACCCAACCATAGACGCAAATAACGAAGACAAAGTAGTGGAGTTATTCAGTGAGATAACTCGCCTGAGCTTCGACCTAGTAGTGCACTGGCAGACCATTGGCTTCGTGCATGGCGTGCTCAACACTGACAACATGAGTGTTCTGGGAATCACCATAGATTACGGCCCGTTCGGTTTCATGGAGGAATACGATCCTCTCTACAAATCCAACGAGTCTGATCATGACAGAAGATACTGCTATACCAAACAAGAAGAG ATAGTCTTGTACAACCTGATGGCCCTCTTCAGAGCGCTGAGGCCGTTGCTAACAGAGTCACAAACCGCACAGGTTGTGAAAATCTTGGAAACGGAAACTAAAAAATTAAGCCTAAAACTGAGCGAGGCCTTCTCGCAGAAGCTGGGTTTGAAGAATGGCGATGACAAACTGGTTGAGCTGCTATTCGACATGATGATTGACACAAGAACCGATTTCACAATGCTATTCAGGCAGATTGGTGAAACACCGTTGGAGCAACTGCGTCAACCCAAGTCGTGCAGTTGGGCTGTTCATAGGCTGGCTGCTCATGCCAGTTACCAACAGTTCTACAAGCAATATTCCAACAAACTAGAAAGCGATG GAGTTACTGATGAAGAGAGAATGGATCAGATGAAAAAGCGGAATCCACGATACGTCCTTAGAAATTGGATGGCACAAGAAGCAATTGAAATGGCGGATAAGAACGATGACTTTACTGAG GTAAACCGACTCCTGAGAGTTCTGTCGAATCCGTTTGTGGAGCTAGCAGAAGCTGAAGAGAGAGGGTACGCACAACCTCCACCTAACTGGTCGAAACAACTTAAACTTAGCTGCTCTAGTTAA
- the LOC111061601 gene encoding protein adenylyltransferase SelO isoform X2, which yields MYSITFVFLSGIVSKFGEKSLSVVCQSCFHNNITKLFLNECKYTMSTAPNSCRLVKDLKEWEFSPSKLLSLPLDSIEQNFVRRNVKNVVFSRVDPTPLNNPKLVSFSENALTNILDMHEDVAKTKEFAEFVAGNNILKRSVPIAHRYGGHQFGYWAMQLGDGRAILLGEYVNSAGERWELQLKGAGRTPYSRDGDGRAVLRSSIREYLASEAMFYLGVPTSRAGAIIVSDDLVMRDPLYDGHPVMEKTAVVLRLAQSWFRFGSFEILAKNNEIDILRDLVNFIIEEHYPTIDANNEDKVVELFSEITRLSFDLVVHWQTIGFVHGVLNTDNMSVLGITIDYGPFGFMEEYDPLYKSNESDHDRRYCYTKQEQIVLYNLMALFRALRPLLTESQTAQVVKILETETKKLSLKLSEAFSQKLGLKNGDDKLVELLFDMMIDTRTDFTMLFRQIGETPLEQLRQPKSCSWAVHRLAAHASYQQFYKQYSNKLESDGVTDEERMDQMKKRNPRYVLRNWMAQEAIEMADKNDDFTEVNRLLRVLSNPFVELAEAEERGYAQPPPNWSKQLKLSCSS from the exons ATGTACTCAATTACATTTGTTTTTCTTTCCGGTATTGTATcgaaatttggagaaaaaagTTTATCTGTTGTTTGTCAAAgttgttttcataataatatcacaaAGTTATTCTTAAATGAATGTAAATACACAATGAGTACCGCTCCTAATTCGTGTAGATTGGTAAAAGATTTAAAAGAATGGGAATTCTCTCCTTCGAAACTTTTGAGTTTACCTTTAGATTCTATTGAGCAAAACTTTGTTCGAAGAAACGTAAAAAATGTCGTTTTCTCTCGAGTTGATCCTACACCATTGAATAATCCCAAACTGGTGTCGTTTTCTGAGAATGCTTTAACAAATATTCTGGACATGCATGAAGATGTTGCAAAAACAAAGGAGTTTGCTGAATTTGTCGCTGGgaacaatattttgaaaagaTCGGTTCCAATTGCTCATCGATATGGTGGCCATCAGTTTGGTTATTGGGCTATGCAGCTTGGAGATGGCAGGGCTATTCTGTTGGGAGAATACGTCAACAG TGCTGGAGAGAGATGGGAGTTGCAACTGAAGGGTGCTGGAAGGACACCTTATTCCAGGGATGGAGATGGCAGGGCTGTACTCCGCTCCTCAATCCGAGAATATTTGGCATCAGAAGCCATGTTTTATCTTG GTGTACCAACTTCGAGAGCCGGTGCTATAATAGTGTCCGATGATCTGGTGATGAGAGACCCTCTCTACGATGGACATCCAGTTATGGAGAAGACTGCCGTCGTGCTACGATTGGCTCAGTCCTGGTTTCGATTCGGGTCCTTCGAGATTCTAGCCAAAAATAATGAGATTGACATTCTAAGAGATCTTGTCAACTTCATAATAGAG GAACACTACCCAACCATAGACGCAAATAACGAAGACAAAGTAGTGGAGTTATTCAGTGAGATAACTCGCCTGAGCTTCGACCTAGTAGTGCACTGGCAGACCATTGGCTTCGTGCATGGCGTGCTCAACACTGACAACATGAGTGTTCTGGGAATCACCATAGATTACGGCCCGTTCGGTTTCATGGAGGAATACGATCCTCTCTACAAATCCAACGAGTCTGATCATGACAGAAGATACTGCTATACCAAACAAGA gcaGATAGTCTTGTACAACCTGATGGCCCTCTTCAGAGCGCTGAGGCCGTTGCTAACAGAGTCACAAACCGCACAGGTTGTGAAAATCTTGGAAACGGAAACTAAAAAATTAAGCCTAAAACTGAGCGAGGCCTTCTCGCAGAAGCTGGGTTTGAAGAATGGCGATGACAAACTGGTTGAGCTGCTATTCGACATGATGATTGACACAAGAACCGATTTCACAATGCTATTCAGGCAGATTGGTGAAACACCGTTGGAGCAACTGCGTCAACCCAAGTCGTGCAGTTGGGCTGTTCATAGGCTGGCTGCTCATGCCAGTTACCAACAGTTCTACAAGCAATATTCCAACAAACTAGAAAGCGATG GAGTTACTGATGAAGAGAGAATGGATCAGATGAAAAAGCGGAATCCACGATACGTCCTTAGAAATTGGATGGCACAAGAAGCAATTGAAATGGCGGATAAGAACGATGACTTTACTGAG GTAAACCGACTCCTGAGAGTTCTGTCGAATCCGTTTGTGGAGCTAGCAGAAGCTGAAGAGAGAGGGTACGCACAACCTCCACCTAACTGGTCGAAACAACTTAAACTTAGCTGCTCTAGTTAA